The sequence tagtaagaaacattaacaATGATTCATACTTGAGGTCACAGACGGCATTACTATGACACTGAAGAAAAATACCTGTATTAGTAAGTGTTATTTTAGGGAAGTACATTCCACATTTAAATCATTTTACTCTTATATAAGAAGCATTGTTACCTGGAACCCAAGTCAGTGGTGCACACACAGCATTGCTTGCACTAATCCTATGTGCATATTTAATGATCTCTTCCGATGAGATAGCACCTGAGTTGAGGGGGGAGAAAAAGTTCCCACCAGTAAATACAAGTTTAGGAGAGCAGACATCACAGGCACACATCATACTTAATTTAAATCAGAAAACAGCCTAATTTCAGCTGTCTCTCTTCCCTAACCCCAGCACACACCTTGAACGTGTTAAACATTTCCTAACTAAAGAACCAAGACACCATTCAGCAAAATCAGCTAACATGAATTTGAGAGCTGCAATGATAATGCTCAATAATCTCAATTACTAGCTGCCAGCAAATGCAGAACTCTTCTGACCACCACCGTGAGGAACAGGAAAATGAAAGCACTCCATCCCAGTGACATCCAAGCTAGGTCAGCAGTGCGCATCCTGACAGCTGAGAGGGTTCTGAATGGACCATGCACCAGAGTCCAAGGAACGGGAAGAGCTCTTCATGCTATAAACTTCAGGTCTGTTTAAAAGGCACTATGAACCTCACTGACCGACTCAGCCACCTCCcctaaagatttgtttcttgctaTAGAGGTCCACCCATCTCTCAATAACAATCAGAAAGCAGATTCCAAATGGGCAGGAGGAAACAAATCAGAGACAGGTAACTGTAATCCAAATGCACAAGTATTAAAGTCAAGGAACCGTATCTCCCTGAGTATCTGAAGATCCATAGCTCATGATGTAAGGCTTTGAAGTGGGCAAAGGGCGGGTGGTGCTCCCATCTCAGTTTAGCGTGGTCACGTGTTCTCTCTGCCTCGCCTTCAAATGCCTATGTAAACcccacttctctttccttctcagcaATTTTACAGATCGTTGACTTTACTATACTGGTGAGGAAAAAGCACAAGTTCCCTTCTGTGACTGCTTCTTACAACTAGAGGAGGGTTCTAAGGTATGGCCACCCTCTCTGGGATACCAGCTGCGACACAAGAGCACAGTTTACAATGAAAACTACTAGGCATCCTTTCAACAGCTTCATCGGCAGTATTTCTATCAGCTTGATTACAAGTACACACGAGAGAATGTACACGTGTGTACAGCTGTAGATGGGCTCTGGGATCACACATGAACAacatgcttttacccactgaaccatctccctggaCCTTAATCAGTTTCAGCTTCAAGAGACACAACACAGCCTTGCTTTAAGTCAGCAGGCTGCCACGGTACCAACCTTTCCTTGCTTTCTCTATTGACTTGAGCTTCTCCTTTGCTTGGTAAACAGCTGTTGcctaatttaaacaaaatttaaagtacaAATTATTCTTAACTATAACAAGCAGTTTTTAGATTCATTCACAAGGTTCCTCACCCACAGAAACAATTTCCAAGACTTGGAAATCCCTGAATTTTATCTGTGCTTTTCTGAAACACCACTTGATATCATTTACATCATGGTTATGTTCAATGAAAGAAATTTATTCATGACTCAGTCTCCCACTAATACGCAGCTGCTAGGAATACATGACAGGAAAGGATAAGGAAGGAACACTAGcgatggaggacaggaaggaacactagagatggaggacaggaaggaacactagagatggaggacaggaaggaaggacaggaaggagtACTAGcgatggaggacaggaaggaataCTAGcgatggaggacaggaaggaacactagagatggaggacaggaaggaacactagagatggaggacaggaaggaacactagagatggaggacaggaaggaaggacaggaaggaacactagcgatggaggacaggaaggagtaCTAGAGATgaaggacaggaaggaacacTAGCGATagaggacaggaaggaacactagagatggaggacaggaaggagtaCTAGAGATgaaggacaggaaggaacactagcgatggaggacaggaaggaacactagagatggaggacaggaaggaacactagcgatggaggacaggaaggaacactagcgatggaggacaggaaggaacactagcgatggaggacaggaaggaacactagagatggaggacaggaaggaacactagagatggaggacagaaaggaacactagagatggaggacaggaaggaacactagagatggaggacaggaaggaaggacaggaaggagtACTAGcgatggaggacaggaaggaataCTAGtgatggaggacaggaaggaacactagcgatggaggacaggaaggagtactagcgatggaggacaggaaggaacactagcaatggaggacaggaaggagtactagcgatggaggacaggaaggaacactagcgatggaggacaggaaggagtactagcgatggaggacaggaaggaacactagagatggaggacaggaaggagtactagcgatggaggacaggaaggaacactagcgatggaggacaggaaggaacactagagatggaggacaggaaggaaggaccGGAAGGAACACTagagatggaggacaggaaggaaggacaggaaggaacactagagatggaggacaggaaggaaggacaggaaggaacactagagatggaggacaggaaggaaggacaggaaggaacactagagatggaggacaggaaggaaggacaggaaggaacactagagatggaggacaggaaggaacactagagatggaggacaggaaggaaggacaggaaggaacacTAGAGATGGAGGGTTTAGTGAGATGGGGTAGGAGGATGGAGCACAAAGGTGAGGGGATGGATGACAGTAAAAATATGCTTGGAACCCAAAGATTAACcctttctccaaaaacaaaccaaacaaatacaGCAAAATGTGGATTGTGCCATTGTTCAAGCTATGAAACAAAaggcaatttttcttttttctacttttctgtattttctgaattttttctgGCAAGTAAATATTACTTTCATAAGGAAAaagaatcagtttttaaaaagcatttattgtGGAAgctgtgagcctatttccaccttgtctgaaggccAAAGAGTTtcagcttgctcaaagttgttgccATTCCACTcggaccaaaggtcagagagtggGAATTTACTTTTATTCCTTCAAGGTCACTGTTTGTATCTAcctcaaaggtcccacctagttgtaGTCAGAGTTCTTGTCAACAGGTATGGCTAATATTCAGCCTTTGTATTTCAGGTACAGAAAAATCATCTGTTTCtaccccgcccccccaaaaaatctaAGGATCCAGCTCTCCCTGAGGGAGATTAACAAtgaattccacccagggagtgtgTAGCCTGCAACTTTCAACTGGTATGTTTGTTTCCTTGTATCATGCTAATAcgggctttttttttattaatttattttattttatttttttttactcttactcctacTTTTTGGGCAGGGAACTCCATCCGGTACTATCCTATGtgttctgcttctctttactaacttttctaatccccatgtccCTACCCTAGTAAATGGTATCTTTGTTAAAGCTGGTCTCcgacaatttatttaaaaatcaaaacaaaacccccaagcATTTACTTGGGGTTTCCTTTGGGGGGTTCCAAGTTATCCTAAACCACTGAGGCTCCCTTTCCTGGGGCCCATTGTGACACACTAGGAAGCTGTACATCAGCAACAAGAATGGCAGTTCATTGGGTCATATGAAAGTCAAACTCAGTTGTCTCTGTAATAAGATCGTAGGACAATTACGACTGCAGTTAGCAAAATTACTGGACTTCTCAGAGCAAATAGATTATTTCTTCAAAAGAAGTAGccaagctaggcatggtggtacacacctttaatcctagcacccaggaggcaaaggtaaGTAGACagctctgaatttgaggccagcctggtctagagaattCTAGTCCAGCTAGaactacatagggaaaccctgtctcaaagcaaaagaaaagaaaaagacaaggagCTGAGAGAGATGGCGCATCAGTTAAGACCAAATGCAGAAggccaagttcagttcccagcaaccataccCATACTTCAGCTCAAAAtaatctgtaagtccagttccaggggcctgatgcctcttccagcctctgccagcACTGCACACATCTGGTGCACTTACatggacaaaacactcatatacataaaaatattttactttaaaaaatgtaattaaaatttgttttaaatagtaGAGAACAAAGGAAAACCTAATCTAGAGCCTTGATCAATAAACTTGCCTACCTTAAGATggaaggcaaaaaataaaattttcaagaattcataaaataatacaaaatgtttATTGACCCCAAATATTTCATAAACTAGAGATTTTAACTACTAATATCAAACCCGGATTATGCCAAAATAAAAGTATGCTTCCTatttctataatttaaaatatttgaatataatatatagctgaaagccgggtggtggcggcacatgcctttaaacctagcacttgggagtcaggtggatttctgaattAGAGGCCAACCTAGTCCACAGAgtaagttcaggacagccaaagctacacagagaaactcttctgTCTGCTCTTCAGCCGTCAACTCACCAGTATTTGCTCCGCCTCTTTCAGCTGTTTCTGCAGCTGCTGAATGTCACTGTCTCTCTTCTCTACTTCTTTCTCTAAAGCCTGCATTTCATGGTGGACTTTTCCCTGATGAAGTGCTAATTTCATTAGTTCTTGAAAATCCCCATCTCGCTGAATTAGCAGCTCCAAGACCTGTCAAATAATAGTTGATTCCATCAGACAACAGGATAATCAAAGCCAATGAGACAAAGAATCCATATTTGAATTGGCTAGGTTATCAATTTTAACACCTCAAAATATTCTTAATCAGCATTAACAATATACATAGCCCATTTGTGGTAATATGGGAAACAGTCTTAATATTAATTTCCATTTATTCTGTTCCTTTTCCATGcagaacaaatatttcaaaagtaGTACTGTGCAAAATTTTGGGTTTATTCATCTTCCAGagataaaacttaaaaatgtatCCTTTAACCATACAACAGAATAAAAAGCTCTTCCAAAATCTAATGGTTTTAAGTGACTTTAGTTGgtaccaaaaattttaaaaactttgagaTACAAGTTATACTATGAGAAACTGTTAGAAGTTAGCTATTAGAAGCTAACTGGGATACATTTAAAGCATAATTTCACACCTGTATGGCTTAGTGTGCAGACAGCCTAGAAAATGAGgtggtttaaaaaaatagtaaagtaAGTTAGgtggtgatacacgcctttaattccagcactcaggagggagagacaggtggatctctatgttCGAGGcaagcttgatctacagagttctGGGATAGtcggggctacatagagaaaccttgtctggataaacaaacaaataaataaataaaataaatagatgatatgcAGATATGGCAAAATGCCACAAAATTTAATCTGCAACAAAAGTCTGGGGTTCAGTCTATAGCCCTGCATTTACTAGCAATAAGACACAGAAAAAGTCACCACCCTCAACAAACCTATTTTCTCCTCTAAAAACAAGATTTCCTAATAACACCTATTATATGTCAGACTGTTCTAAGAACTCATGATATAATGCATGTTACAACACATGAGAACAGCTCAGCAAGCCAGGCGTGTTGATCACATCTATAATCCCCACACTGAGgtacaggcaggagaatcagtaagttcaaggcaagccttggctacataaaaacccatctaaaaaaacaaaacaaaacaaaaaaaaaaacagaaagaaagatggaggtggtggctcaagcctttaatcccagtgcttgggggcagggcagagcggatctctgagttcaaggacaatacagataatccctgtctcaaaaaacaaaaaaaaaatcgtttgagagtttgtttatatttatctttaaactgatattttaaaagcatagtttctttatttcatttttatttgtttttttttttttttccaagacagtgtctcactatgtagccgtggctgtcctggaactcactctgtaggccaggctagcctcaccaAGATCCCTGCCTctgaaggcatgagccaccactgctttttagattaaaaaacaaactgttTACCTGGTTTTCCTCATCCAGCTGTAACAGCTTCTGATTTCTTGAAATTGCCAGCATTTCTATAAGTTCCCTAAAAGAAAAACGACCATCAGGGtatggtggtgcttgcctgtaaACTGCGTATTTGGGAGGACTTAGTGAAAAAGGCGGTAAGAatctgtaaaaataaattttaaaaaaaatggtttaacTGCTCTCTGCCTCAAATGGTTACAGGGTTCATGGTCCTCCCAGCATGCTGGACAGTCATGGTGACTGTACACACAAAGACTCAGTTGTGGTTTACAAGAAAGCAACCTGCCCTAGACTGTGGGTCTGCAGGGCAAATCTAGAAGGGTTGCAGTTTACGAAAAATGTTTCCTTGTAATATAGCACCGACTGCCGTGACGATGGGGGCTTTCCCCTTACAAGGCTCCAACTGATGGATTTAAAGCTGGCACGGCAATGCGGAGAATGACAGCCAATTTAATCCATCGCTACCACACACCAGCCATCTCACCAAGTCCTGGATGTTTccgggttttgttttgtttttcagatgagGGGTTCATCTACCGGCCGCTCTGATGACTTTGCCAACAGACCATTTTTGGGGGGGACTTGCCTTGCTAACACTGGAATAGGAGTCCCATGTGTGGATTCGAGGGTTGCAGTTCAACCCTTATCAAACTGCTCCTCAGCAGTTTTACACACCCGTCTTCCTCTTGACCCTGGGCTCCTTCGTGTCGGCATTTAGCCTCCCCTTGACTACAGCATCCCTGCCCTTCGCACCCCAGGGAACATTCTTTACCTACCTGTTGAGTGTCCGTGGATCTGGTCCTCTCTTACGGGCTACTACAGTTTTGACGGTCCTGGGGGTTCCAGGTCACTGTCACACTGAGATGGGCCCTTGGTGGGGAAATGCCGCCCCAAACCCCGGAAGGCAGCAGACCCCAGGTCCACCACACTCTCCGAAGACTCCCCAGCCCGCCTACCCTCGTCAGTCCCACAGCCGTCCCGGCCCGAGCAGGTTCCCAGGCCGCGGTTACCTCGACAAGACCTCCAGGTCGTCCAGCGCAGACAGCAGCCGCTCTCGTGTACTGCCGATGCCTGCCATGACAGAGACGCCCACCAGCcgctccttctccttctccccgcTTGAAGAAGCCGCCATCGCCCAGTCGCTCACCAACCGCCGCATGCGCAGTGTGACCTAGCGGCAGGAGGGGCGGGACCGGAAGGCGGAAGGGAGCGTCAGAGAGGCGGAGAGAGCCCCCCCCATTAGAACGCCCCCTATAGTTCTGGAGGTGAACTGCAGCTCTGGCGCCATCTGCAGGAGGACTTGTGTCGCGTCCGAATCAGGCTTGCTTCTGCTGGACCGAGGATGAGAGACACAgcagatggagagaaaggaccCTGTCTACTATTGTAaggggtttataaagacaaaaaccacaaaacagtCACAAGGttacagtctcaaaaaacaaaattacatatcCTATATCATAATTGGCTAAAGATTAGGTAAAGCTAATCTTTACCTAAGCTGTTAGTTCCTAATAGGCTATTATTATCTAAGGGGATGGCAAcagtccccccaccccacccccgttaCATCCTCCAGACATCTACTGACCCTTTGCTAACCGCAGGGTCTGTTTGAAATATTACCCAGCTGATAGGGAAGTTGAGTGGTCAACATTCTCTGTATGACTACGGGTGGGGGAATGGGCTGCAGTCAGCAACTTTGTGTAATTAGACTTCTCCATTAGCTAATACGTCGCCTAAAGAGGGGTCCCACGGCCTTCAGAATATCCTGTGGGCTGGGGGGGGAAGGGTCGGCCTTCGGCTCTTCTGTGGCCTTCATCTTATCCTGGGGGCTGGGGTGTAATTCAAGGTCCCCAAAGGGCCCAGCACAAAAGTGGAATCTTTTCCAgcctttcaggaggcagaggcaggcggatctctgtgagttcgaggtcagcctggtctacgagagttccaggacaactaggactgttacacggagaaaccctgtctcgaaccccctcCCCAAACTGATGTTAAATAACATCCCCCTCCAACTCTTTTCATTATAAGATGTAAATCTTGTACTCACTAAAGACCGACTCCCCATTCCTGAAAATCCCATtgtactttctgtttctttgagggAGGTTGcttggttttgggttttcaagacaagttttctctgtgtaacagtcctggctgtcctggaactcgctatgtagaccaggctggcctcagactcacagagatcctcctgcctctgcctccctgagtgctgtgattaaagatgtgcaccaccaccgcccagctaacccCAGATTTTTATGAGGAGATGTGTAGATCCTCTATCTTTATTGAACTTCTTTACATAAGTATTTCTTTGCTCCAGTGACAAATCGGAACTCTGTGTGTCATCAATGTCCCATCCTCTTCCTCTGTCCTAGGTTAGGGTGTTCAGTGAATATTAAATGTTCTGTGAAGTCCAAGCCCACATTCTTTGCTGTTATTTGCCCACTTCTCTCGGTTATTATTCACATCAGGTGTCTAGAAAAATTCCgcagggctgggggctggagagatggctctgaggttaataGCACTGAGTGTTCTTCCAAAtggactcgggttcaattcccagcacccatatggcagctcacaactgtctgcatcACCAGTTCCATGAGATCCGACACcctcatacaaacatacatgcaggtgaaaaactatgttcagaaaattaaaaaaataaaataaaataaaattcctcagggatttttaaagagaaaagtctCAAAAGACCAGGTACATAGCTTTGCTCTAAGAAACTTTTCTCATTTAgacatttatgattttttttttaagacaccaTCTTAACTACATCGTTCTGCCTgccctggaattctctatgtagaccgtGCTGATCTATTCCTCTGCCtttggctcccaagtgctggtattaagaGTGGGCCCCACCATGCTCCACTATATTATGAATGTCTTACTGTGGGCAAGAAGTGCGAAAAGTTTGAGGACAGGGCCTTTAAAGCGGTGATTAAATTAAATGAGGGTTATTAGGGTGGGGCCCGAGCCAATCTGACTGGTGCCCTAAGGAGAGTAAGATGTGCCAGAGCTACTAGGAAAAGGCCCTGTGAGGACACAGTGAGGTGGCTCTTTGGAAGCCTAAGTGGGAAACGGCAAGCCAGGATATGCTAAAAATTCATTACTCCAAACCCTGAATCTCCAGTGACCCTCACTGAGACTACATAATCATACCACATCCATGTTCTAAATCCTCTGCACATCCTTGGCATTATTACATATCGCTGCCTGCCTCCAAGTCCCCAACACttacttttcccttccctcccaatTCAGGACCTCGCTTCACTCCTCACACTATGAGGCAGAATCAGAAGACCAGGGCTTCCATAACCTGTCTCTATTGAGTGTGGACCCCCCATCTGTCCACTCACATCACACCCACAGACTGTCTCCCTGACACACAAAGCATCCCAACAATGCTGTGGAGGACCCAACCTTTCAGGAAGTGAGTGGGAGCCCTTGTGACTGGATTACTGCTGTTATTTAGGGAGGGAGTCAGTTCCTAGCGAATGAGTCATATCGTGtgtgtctcccccacccccaaccccccaaCCCTGTTCCCTCTGGCAGTCAAGCCTTCTGCCTTTTTGTCATGGGTCTTCACCAGACTCAACTCCTTGGTCCCGGACTTCTCACCCTCTAGAACCATGAGACAAAAAACGActttcaggaattggttctctccttgcactgtatgggttctggggaccgaACTAGGGTCTTCTGGGTTGGCAACAAACACCTTTCTCATCCAACCAAACTTCTGCTCCTGACACATTATCCAGTGCGGGATATTTTGTCATAGGAGCACCGTATGGACTAAGACACTCCGTGGCTCCCCTAGCATATCTGTATGCCAGAAATTCTGCCTTTTTGTTTCAATTCCTCTGTATGTGACGACTGCACAATGGTAGAATGAGCAAGTGGGCACCAATAAATACCGGATTGACTATTGATAGGGATGCTCACATCAACAAAGACTAGACACAAAGGGAAGTTAAAGACAAATAATGATTCTTTACGGCTTgccttagaaaataaaaaaaagcttaTTTTCCATATTTGCCTTCACATAGTCCTTGCCATACTTTAAAGCAGGTAAAATGTCCTCAGCCAAAGATGGACGGTCTCACAGTCAGGGTGCTGTGTGCGGATGTGGAAATGTGCACATGGCAGTCCAGCATCTGCTTCTGTGGTGGAAGCTCCTTTCCCAAACATTTCCCAAATCAAGTTTATAGCCCCCTATTCAAGATCAAGGGCGAGGTAAAGAAGCAGAATTAGACAGTCCTCTCCCCGTAGCTGGGGACTAAGGGAAGGAAACCAGGCCCGCTACATTCATTAGCTCCATTCTCCAAGGAACAAAAGCATTAAGACACTACCTGAAGTCATGGGCCTCAGAGCCTCTAATCACaggtaaaaataaaacccactttAACATCAAGATTCAGCTTGTGCTTATTCAGATGTCttaggttttattgctgtgaagagacaccatggccacagaaagtcttataaaggaaaacatttagttgggcctggcttacagttcagaggtttagtgcattatcatcatggcaggaatcatggtagcacacaggcagacatagtgctggagaggagctgagagttctacatcttagaTCTGTAGGCAACAGGATGAGACTGAATCACACTAGgcttggcttgagcttctgagacctcaaagcttccTCCAGCAACACCACACCCCCTACAAGGAGGCCACAGCTTCCAATAGTGCTGGTTcccatgagcctatgggaccattttcattcaaactaccatgccAGGGATGACCCCCCGAAAAGGTCA is a genomic window of Chionomys nivalis chromosome 12, mChiNiv1.1, whole genome shotgun sequence containing:
- the Med4 gene encoding mediator of RNA polymerase II transcription subunit 4, whose product is MRRLVSDWAMAASSSGEKEKERLVGVSVMAGIGSTRERLLSALDDLEVLSRELIEMLAISRNQKLLQLDEENQVLELLIQRDGDFQELMKLALHQGKVHHEMQALEKEVEKRDSDIQQLQKQLKEAEQILATAVYQAKEKLKSIEKARKGAISSEEIIKYAHRISASNAVCAPLTWVPGDPRRPYPTDLEMRSGLLGQMNNPSTSGVNGHLPGDALAAGRLPDVLAPQYPWQSNDMSVNMLPPNHSSDFLLEPPGHNKENEDDVEVMSTDSSSSSSDSD